GGTGGCAGTAACATTATCTGGAGGAGAATTTCAGAGAGTACTTTTAGCAAGAGCTATTACACAGGATACAGATATAATTTTATTAGATGAGCCAACATCTGCCCTTGATTTAAACCATGCTTTAGAGTTGATGGAGAAAGTAAAGGAAATAATACATAAAAAAGGAAAAACAGCAGTTGCTGTTCTTCATGATCTTAATCTTGCTGCTATGTTTTGTGATGAAATAATAATGCTGAAAAATGGAAGAGTATACTGTAAAGGTACTCCTAAAGAAACTATGACCAAAGAAAATCTAAAAGATATATATGATTTAGAAAGTGAAATATTTTATACAGGAGAAGGGATACCTTATATAATTCCAAAGCTTAAAAAGGAGAAAAAATGAAAAGAATAAGAAAAAGTATTATAGTATTATTTATTTTAATATTGGGATTAAATGTTTATTCTATGGAAATAAAAGATAAAAAAATAACAGACAGTTATGGGAACAGTATAGAACAAAAAGAATACAATAAGATAGTAATACTTGATCCAGCAGTGGTTGAAATATTTTATCTACTTGGAGGAGAAAATAAGATAACAGCTATTGGAAAAACAGCTATGAGTGAAATATATCCTCCTGAGAAAACAAAAGATTTGGCAAGTGTGGGGACTATAACAAAACCAAGTTTAGAAAAAATACTTTCATATACTCCAGATTTGGTTATTCTTAATGGAATGGCAGCTTCTACTGGAGAGAATTTAAAAGCTTTAAAAATACCATTTATAATAAATAATGCTGGAAATATTTCAGATATACTTTCAAATATAAAAATATATGGAGAGATAACTGGGAAAAAAGCAGAAGCTGAAAACCTGTATGTTGAAAGTGAAGAAAAATTAAATAATCTAAAGAGAAAAGTAAAAGAGAATCCTTTGGATTTAAAAGGGGCAGTTTTATATACAGTATCTCCAATGATGGGATTCAGCAGCAAATCTCTTCCAGGGGAAATATTAGATATACTGGGAGTAGAAAATATAGCTGATAATCTTTTAGGAGATAAGCCTATAATATCACAGGAACTTT
This genomic window from Fusobacterium sp. contains:
- a CDS encoding ABC transporter substrate-binding protein; its protein translation is MKRIRKSIIVLFILILGLNVYSMEIKDKKITDSYGNSIEQKEYNKIVILDPAVVEIFYLLGGENKITAIGKTAMSEIYPPEKTKDLASVGTITKPSLEKILSYTPDLVILNGMAASTGENLKALKIPFIINNAGNISDILSNIKIYGEITGKKAEAENLYVESEEKLNNLKRKVKENPLDLKGAVLYTVSPMMGFSSKSLPGEILDILGVENIADNLLGDKPIISQELLLEKNPDFLAGAMSIKSAEDIANSNPAVKETTAGKKGNFFIIDSSKILRGSPRIFEAVEEFYSELLKMNK